In the Eptesicus fuscus isolate TK198812 chromosome 22, DD_ASM_mEF_20220401, whole genome shotgun sequence genome, CAAGACGCGGTCGTCGCGGGCCGGGCTGCAGTTCCCCGTGGGCCGCGTGCACCGCCTGCTCCGCAAGGGCAACTACGCGGAGCGGGTCGGGGCCGGGGCTCCCGTGTACCTGGCGGCCGTGCTGGAGTACCTGACGGCCGAGATCCTGGAGCTGGCGGGCAACGCGGCCCGCGACAACAAGAAGACGCGCATCATCCCGCGCCACCTGCAGCTGGCCATCCGCAACGACGAGGAGCTCAACAAGCTGCTGGGCAAGGTGACCATCGCGCAGGGCGGCGTGCTGCCCAACATCCAGGCCGTGCTGCTGCCCAAGAAGACCGAGAGCCACCACAAGGCCAAGGGCAAGTGAGGGGCAAGTCGCAGCGTTCAAAACcaaaggctcttttcagagccACCCACCTTCTCACTGAAAGGGCTtgcatttgctttttctttaaatagctgCTGGTAAATGGCTTGTAGATGTCGGCAAACACCCCATAAGAGCAAAATTAACCAACCATTGTAAAAGATACATTAAGCGGAAAACTTAGCAGCCCAGTGGAAACAAAAGGTGTCAGGTTTCAGGTAATTAAGACAATCGATGTAGCAATGCCTCGAGGTTAAGACAAATACATTGTATACAAAGACAATGTTTGGTCAAAGGTGACTAATTAAGTGCAAATGTAGTTAATGACCGGCCGCAATAAAACCACCTTTTCAGTCTCTTGTTGGGTAGTTTTGCATCTTAATAGGACAAATCACCTGTAGGTCTGTCTGCAACCCAGCTGGGCCTTAACCGTTTGCAAATAGGAAAACAATACTTTCTGTGCCCGTAGTCAtgcacttttctttatttttaatttttcttgtttataatgTTACAAATACCCTTTTCCCGCTTCCACCCTCCTCGTGTCCTTAGGCAGAATTTAATAACACAGGCTTCAGCGTTACTTTAAAAAGGCTCTTAGTAATCTTTGCATCATTTATAcatttgagtattttttaaacttcattttacaCAAGCCTCAGGTAAAAGTGTAAAACGTAGTGGAATGCTTTCTGTGAAGATGCTGATTAGTGGGTAATACATATATTAATGTAGTTAcgacagaaaataaaatcacttcaATTAATGGTCTTTTTGCATTTAGGAAAAGTACATGAAAACAGGAAATGTATAAACCTCCAagttcgggggtggggggaagataGTCTAAGGTCAAATGTGGAAATCAAGCAATTTATGTTGAAATCCATCTTCCTAAACTTGATTGAGGCAAAAACATGTCACTTTCACTTAGCCAATCACATCTAGCGCGCGCCTTTTCAAACGAAACATAGGAAAGGCAGGTTAAGCGCCAAAATTTACAATTCTTATCAAGCGAACAACATATGTCATTGTAATATGTCATTGTTGCCGGGATAACGCCGAAATATTGTGCAAGAGACGGTGTAAAGACGATAGAGGCGAAAGACGGTAGAAAACACTCTACTGAAAGTGTGCTTGGGAGGAAAAAGTTAATGTTCGGTCTTAACCAACGGAAGTCCCACCTATCCGGAAGTGATTGCCGCTTGCTGTAACTTGAGTCTGAGACTTGATGGACAGATAACTGGTCCAATCAGAGCGGGTCTTGCCTTATATATACTGGTTGAGTGCCAGCCCTCTCACTCATCCCCAGTTTAGCTTCTTGTCCTTTGCAATGGCTCGGACCAAGCAGACGGCGCGCAAGTCCACGGGCGGGAAGGCGCCCCGCAAGCAGCTGGCCACCAAGGCGGCCCGCAAGAGCGCGCCGGCCACGGGCGGCGTGAAGAAGCCGCACCGCTACCGGCCCGGCACCGTGGCGCTGCGCGAGATCCGGCGCTACCAGAAGTCCACGGAGCTGCTGATCCGCAAGCTGCCGTTCCAGCGCCTGGTGCGCGAGATCGCGCAGGACTTCAAGACCGACCTGCGCTTCCAGAGCTCGGCCGTGATGGCGCTGCAGGAGGCGTGCGAGGCCTACCTGGTGGGGCTGTTCGAGGACACCAACCTGTGCGCCATCCACGCCAAGCGCGTCACCATCATGCCCAAGGACATCCAGCTCGCGCGCCGCATCCGCGGGGAGAGGGCGTAGACGTTATTGCACAAAATTCAGCAAAAACCcaaaggctcttttcagagccACCCACAACTTCAATTAGAAGGTGCTGTACGCTCAAGTGTGGGACTTCTCTCAGGTACTCAAGTAATTTCAAGGGAACTTGTGCAGCATGCCTCTTGATCAAGTGTTACCGAAATCCTAAGTGCTCTACGTCCTCAGTCCTTAATCCACTCCTGCATCGCCCAGTGTTAAGTATTCTGTTTTGCATAATTAGCAATGGCAGCTCCTAGCTTCGGGTAATTGGTAAACCGTAGCGAAAGCAGCTTACTGCATCGTTTTTACCCTCAAGGAAACTCGTCAGAATAATCACTATGTGACTTCAAATTGAAGTATGGTCTTCCATGCAGGAAATACAGGACGAAAAAAACACGCGGAAAGCTGCACTAGGACGTTTAATAGGTTTATTTGCCACAATTAACAGCTCTTGACTTTTATTCACAGGTTCTCATACATGATTATCACCCAACtcctactcagcaataaaaacctCTCTGGATATACCGAGTTGGGTCTTAAGGGCACAATAGTGGACACCTAGAAAAGCGCGCGCTAGGCAACCTGAACCCCAAAAGCTCCCCGGTGCGCCGAACCCCTTTTCCTGGGAAAGTAAACGTGTACTTACTCTCTTATTGCTACAGACCAGCAAGCACCAGGTGTAACATACAAAAAAAACAGCCTCACGcccgcgcctcccccccccccccccagggaatGTGGTGTCACCAGCTCCGTCAGAGGACTTGGGTggctctgaaaagagcctttgTAGTCAAGGGGTCCGTGGGCGTCCTCACTTCTTGGGCGCCGCCTTCTTGGCCTTGGCGGCCTTCGGCTTGGCCGCCTTGGGCTTGGCGGCTTTGGCCTTGGCGGGGCTCTTGGCCGGCTTCTTGGGCTTGGCGGCCTTCACCTTCTTGGGGCTCTTGGCCGCCTTCTTGacccccgcggccgccgccggcTTCTTGGCCTTCTTCGGGGTCTTCTTGGCGCTCTTCTTGGGGGTGGCCGTGCCCGCGGCCTTCTTGGTCTTCTTGGCCGCCCCCGCAGCCTTCTTGGCCTTGGCCGCGCCCGCCTTcttggccttgggcttggcctcGCCGGAGGCCGCCTTCTTGTTGAGCTTGAAGGAGCCCGAGGCGCCGGTGCCCTTGGTCTGCAGCAGGGTGCCCTTGCTCACCAGGCTCTTGAGGCCCAGCTTGATGCGGCTGTTGTTCTTGTCCACGTCGTAGCCCGCGGCCGCCAGCGCCTTCTTGAGCGCGGCCAGCGACACGCCGCTGCGCTCCTTGGAGGCGGCGACCGCCTTGGTGATGAGCTCGGACACGGGCGGCCCGGACGCCTTGCGCTTGGCGGCGCCGGCGGGCTTGCGCGCCTTCTTCTTCACGGGCGTCTTCTCCGCAGGAGCCGGCGGCGCGGTCGGTGCGGTCTCGGACATGGTCGCGGGTTAGGATTCCGGgcggattaaaaaacaacaacaaacgaGTCTGCGAGCGGTGCGGCCGGCGGCGCGGAGCGTCTATATAAACACACGGCCACGCTGCGCGCTGATTGGCTCCCAGCTCCCTCTTCCGCCCGAGAGCAACTCGGCCTCAGCCCCGTCTCGGAATTGTGTTTGTTCCATTTCAGGAAAGCCAAAATATTAAGATTTCCTATGGAAGGACCGCAGCAATTTTACTCTCCGACTCACCGGGAGAGCTCAGGCTTTGAGACCGTCATCCTGTAGCCTTTCGATTGGCATCCCTTCGGCCTCAGCCTTTGTCAAAAGCCCCCGACACCCTGAGAGATTCACCGGTCGGAGAGTCCACTTGTTGATTTtcgtttaaaatagaaaaattcccCTTTGTGTCTCCAGTATCTTGCCCCCCACTAATGTTCTATACCTTCTAGGCTTGCCGTACATGTCAGCACCTGCTGTGTTCTCCTCGAGATTTACCCAGAAAATCGCTTTCACGGGAGAAGAAATAGCACAGGCTCTTCCAGGATTTCTCTACAAGAGCGATCCGAAAGGATGCTTGGAATACCAGTAATTTTTCATAGGAAAAGCCTTTGTTTTGTGTCAGGAAGGTTTAGCGTAGCCTTTGGTGACTAATTTTGGCTGTAAGGAGTCCatattaatttaagaaaatggGAATGTAATATTCAATGCTTGTCGGGGCAGTTGTGCCTGTTAGAGTAGCTGGTGGCAGAGTAGATTCAGATAAAGGCATAAAGAGAGGTGGTTCCTTTTACAGGTTAAAacattcctgtttttgtttttttaaagaggggaATGTTATCCATATGTTCATGAGCTTTTGGGCACAGAAGTCTATCATGCTTGGGGAAGATACATTTGGCAAAATATTCAAGTAACAGCAGCATTAAGGAacatacacagcacacacacacttatgtAGGATTCCTTTAGCATAGGGGAAACTTAAAAGCAAGAATGTCCTATAGTTACTACTCAAATTCTTATTTAAGAAAGAGTATAGGTTTATAGGAAGCCCATTACAGCTTCTGCTTTGTGTTCAGTAAGATACAGATTGATGGTAGAGTTGTCAGGACAAGAGTCTCGCTGAATGCTGAAATGGAGCGCAGTGTTTTGTAGGCACAGATACAGACAAGGAGCTTGACAGGAAGCAAATCTGGTAAATGAACATCAAAGGAGAAACCAACATGTAACTAACCGAACAGAGTGTATGGGCTCTGGCTCAGCCTCCTTCCCCGGGACAGAGCTTTGACCATGAACCCAGCTTTGACCATGAACCCGTCTCCTTTACCTGCTGCAAATAAACAAACGTGCAGGCCAACGACCGTCTCTCTTGAATAGAACAGCCCAAGCGGCGAACTCCTTGAGTTTGGTAGCAgtgatttgattttctttttcgcTCCTCGAGCTTTACGCTTGCCTCCAACAACCTGAAGTCTGTGTCACTAGGAAAGGCAAGCGCTGGGATACCCCACGGCAAAGCTCAGGAAGTGAACCTTTCTCCTTgaccatcaatgtttctctgttacATCAATGGTtttctccactctctctctcaaatcaataaaaaacatatcgcCGGGTAGGATTAAAAAACATgtttgtaaatcaataaaaaattaaaaagatattaaaatatacataggaTTACAAAAAAACCATGCTAAACTActgttattaaatttataaaatatacaaatggtgAAGTATTAATACATGTGCTTCTTTATCAATACATTAAACAAGATTACCCCTATGACCAAGAATTAGAGTTTGAAGGAGTGATATATTTAAATGATGTTTTGAGATATCACCAGCTGTAGTTGTATTGTCATATGACTAGAGCGCTGGTCCAGCCAATTACACTGTTAACTGTTTTCATAAAAAGAGGAAATGCTACTATTCTGTTGAGGGATACTAAGAATAAAGATcaagttgtgttttttgttttttttcacaaGTTCCCAGACCCTCTGAATCCTGTCTGAATCCCCAGGTTAAGAACTCCACTCTGGAATTTGTTTCCATacactgtgttttttgtttttgttgctttctttaaaataatatttttaaatacttgaaatattttttattgatttttttagagagagggaaagacagagagaaatattgcccaggccagggaggaagccACAACCaagacatatgcccttgaccagaatcaaccccagggcccaggcgccttctgtccacaggcccatgctctctccactgaaccaaaccagctagagcgcCACATACTGTGAATGCATGGAGCAGCTTTGGCGTGAGCTTGGTCCTCCTTGCAAACCTTGGAGAAAAAGCCAGGTCTACCCAATGTCAGCTGGAACTTCTCAGCGAAATGAGTGATGGATAAGCATGTAAGTATTTATTGTTGTGAATTACTCTCAAAAGAAGTGCAGGGTTTGGGAGGAGCACTCCCTTCAATGTACCCCGTTGGCATACGGAtactcctatctaataaagagggaatatgctaattgacatcactccgtcacaaagatggctgcacagctgaggccaagttcccttaaggagccttaacgagcaatcagcagggacctgaggctacaccctctctgcccccgtggggcttgacaggggacctcaggctgcaccccccacccagcagggcttgacaggggacctcaaggtgcatccCCAGTGCTGTCTCGGGGGAACTCAGACCATGCCCCTCACCCAAGCACCAGGCTGGAGGACCGCAGATGGAAACCCCCACCCACTTgacggggcttgacgggggacctcaggacaCACCTgctccagcactgggccaggggacctgaggctgtgcctccccacccagctgggcttgacagggacctcaaggcatgcgcCCCATGCCCCtcccatcctggcaccaggccaggagactacgtcccctgcccggcagggggCTACGTCCTGAGGCTACGtcctgaggctacgtcccctgcccggcagggcttgaatAGGGTCTGGATCCAGCCcaattggggggaggaggggcagccggATCTGGGTCTCActcgattttgaggtgcatgtgtgtgggtggggcCTTGACtgtgggtcccatggtgagccccaaactctgacaggaggaaggttttcatatacatttttgccccggccagcggggtcttctaacgagggtaccgaggcggcgcacctaagagaatgagagacagacaagggacgcagaagaatggaggcaagacaaaagggtttctgatcaagcctcgaaattttattcttacagtgttccttatatgtggtttctagaaggggagatgcctaggaggggtgggggctgaacgggtcttgtggacttagataatcggctaaagtcgtaaagggtgctgactatagataaagaatATGGCGGTTAaagggcaactatggaaagaatgctttgtcctcaggcaagaggaagtgggcctagttcccgtgagtttctgtttcagtaacttactgaagtaaggtcagagttactcctttgaccaactcttggctcctgacacattttactaattttctttaatctctgacacttctattatagagaaaggcaaatagcaatattaaataatttcctctcattaatccccttttaatgtgcacaaatttcgtgcaccaggccactagtttggAACTAAAATAAATTGAAGCCCAACACAAGCAGGAAAAGtgtctcctttaatttttttttttttaatgatttcagagaggaagggagagggagagaaagatcgaaacatcaacaatgagagagaatcattgatcctctgcctcctgcacgcctccaaccagggatcgagctggcaacccaggtgtgtgcccttcaccggaattgaacccaggacccttcagtctgcaggcccacactctatccactgagccacaccggctagggcaagtgTCTCCTTATTGAGATTCAGACAGAGAAGCCTGCTTTAGGAAGGGAACTGGAGCATAATCActttagaaaacacattttagcACCAAAGAATTAAGTATGGTAGTCAGGAAGGATCAAAGCAAAAATCTGTTCCTTAGATTTCCCTTTctcccattgtttctgagttgtCTAGCAAGAAATTCGGTTTTCCACTTTTGTTACCAGTAAATTGCCTATTTCGCCTTTGAAATCCCAAAGCCCTTTTCCCCTTTGTTCAAAATGACATTTATACTTCATTTTGCCCATCTTTGGGATTTTCATGTTAATTCCCCATGTGAATGTATTACATTCCGGCTTTCTCCCTTTGACCTGTGTTGATATTAGCCCACCTAGAACTTTGAAGATGggagggaaatttttttttccatagcccCCCAGAAAGTTTCAGCAAATTAGGACACTATCTCAGTACTCACCATTTTAGAGGAGTGCGTACTGAGAGGGATAATTAGTGATGTGgctgttttatttgtgtgtgtggtgtttgttttttgcGTTGTATTTTTGCAGATATTAAGCAATTGGCATAGATTAGCTCCTATAAGTATCTTTATGAGGAACAACATGGCTTCCTGGTGGAAAGTGGATGAGACGTCCCACTTAAAGGCTTCAAGTACCGTCTGCAAACCCACCAAGATCCACATATCAATCATATCCACATACCCAGCCTTTAAAGATTCCCCCTCCGGACTCTGCGTGGCTTCCGGCGCCACCCCGGGTTTCCACAGCTCCGAGCGGGGACAAAGGTGCAAAGGGCGGGAACTGAGTGGGTTGCCACGCCTGCTATTTGGGTTTCAATCAGGTCCGTCCCACGACTATAAATACGCTGAGCAGCGCTCGCCACGCCATTTCGCTTCAGGGTTAGCAGCTCCGGACCCACCATGTCTGGTCGCGGCAAAGGCGGGAAGGGCCTGGGCAAGGGCGGCGCCAAGCGCCACCGCAAGGTGCTGCGCGACAACATCCAGGGCATCACCAAGCCCGCCATCCGGCGCCTGGCGCGGCGCGGCGGCGTCAAGCGCATCTCCGGGCTCATCTACGAGGAGACGCGCGG is a window encoding:
- the LOC129147954 gene encoding histone H2A type 1, which translates into the protein MSGRGKQGGKARAKAKTRSSRAGLQFPVGRVHRLLRKGNYAERVGAGAPVYLAAVLEYLTAEILELAGNAARDNKKTRIIPRHLQLAIRNDEELNKLLGKVTIAQGGVLPNIQAVLLPKKTESHHKAKGK
- the LOC114233577 gene encoding histone H4, with translation MSGRGKGGKGLGKGGAKRHRKVLRDNIQGITKPAIRRLARRGGVKRISGLIYEETRGVLKVFLENVIRDAVTYTEHAKRKTVTAMDVVYALKRQGRTLYGFGG
- the LOC103291091 gene encoding histone H1.4, which translates into the protein MSETAPTAPPAPAEKTPVKKKARKPAGAAKRKASGPPVSELITKAVAASKERSGVSLAALKKALAAAGYDVDKNNSRIKLGLKSLVSKGTLLQTKGTGASGSFKLNKKAASGEAKPKAKKAGAAKAKKAAGAAKKTKKAAGTATPKKSAKKTPKKAKKPAAAAGVKKAAKSPKKVKAAKPKKPAKSPAKAKAAKPKAAKPKAAKAKKAAPKK
- the LOC129147940 gene encoding histone H3.1, with protein sequence MARTKQTARKSTGGKAPRKQLATKAARKSAPATGGVKKPHRYRPGTVALREIRRYQKSTELLIRKLPFQRLVREIAQDFKTDLRFQSSAVMALQEACEAYLVGLFEDTNLCAIHAKRVTIMPKDIQLARRIRGERA